The segment TACTATATGTGTCTTTGTATCCATGGGGTCTAGTATAATTACTGGGATTTCTtagtattaaatatatattaaatgaatGATAAATGACCTAACAAATTAGTTGTCTGATAGTTAACATAATTATTAAAACAGATACTAGTATAAATAGAAGGACAAGTTACATATTCATCTAACATGTGTACATTGCATTTCAAATCTTTCACTTATGCTCAGCATTTCTACTCAGCTTACACAAACCTTGGAAGTGGCTTTATTATGCTAACTTTTATCAAAACCTCTAGTACACAATAAAATGGGAAACAATCTTTCTAGGTCAAAAGAATTCtgcattattttattaaatatgtgaAGGAATACTAAACctacatcatttttaaaaagataagcatgagaaataatatgaataatttatttttataagagaattctttaaatacacaaataaatacctGGACAGAAAGGTAATTAATTATTGCGCTGTATTGtaactgtagaggaattttaatccaacaacatggctgctctggcaagggatcatatccaaagaccttctaggtctatgaGACCCAGCTGGAATACAAACACACCtttggtacacacttttaattccaagCAATGGCATCTAAGTGAAGGGCAGTTCAGTGAGGACAGTCAGTTGATTTCAGTCATGCAGTATAGTTCAGGTCTGTTTAGTTTATGCATCAGTGCAGTTCAGtttgtggagttcagaggcaatGTTTCCAAGtagaacaattcagtcagaagccgaGAGAAGCAGTtttaatcagtcagcttggagaggagtttgagccagaacagttgagttgaaccagccagccagagctcagaaccAGGTAGAAAGGGTgggtttattcagcagtaagcttCTGTGACaacaattacatctggtgaataaaagaGACTTACATATAAcaattctttttctatttaaaatttattatatttaaatataatattctACAGCCAATTATTCAGTAGTTTTGTGGGATGTATTGAATCATTGTTAGTGCAACTACTGCTTAACAGGCACATCAAATATTACGTAACATTATGAGaataaattctcaaagaacaaatagaaaggataaagaaaatactCATAAGGATTATTTTATCTGTAAACCCATAATACATTATTACTAATGCTCATGTCTAATTTGTAGACAAAAAGTACATCACCAagttaaatttgatttttttgataGCAGATATCAAAATGTGTGCTTTCTAAAATTGAATACAAACATAACAAAATGATGTGGCTTATCTTTGCCCATACCCTTGCTCACTCGTACATTGCATTTAAATCAGATTTCAAAATTTGATTGTGTTATAACtgttgaaaatggaaatataaatcaCTCCAGTGTTGACTGAATTTTTCATGTGATTCCATTTGACTAGGCTCTGCTCTTTCTCCCCTGGAACATTCTCATGACTCGACCTCTTATCTGTTTGTTCTTTACACTGTACACAATAGGGTTTAGCACAGGGGGGAGGAGAAGGTTGATATTGGCCATAAGCATGTGCACAATTGGTGATAAATGTTTCCCAAATCTGTGGACCATGGTGGCACCAATGAAAGGAATATAAAAAAGAAGTACAGCACAGATGTGGGAGAGGCAGGTGTTGAGGGCTTTGAGTCTCTCAGCTCTGGAGGCAATGCCCAGCACTGTCTTCAGGATGAGTATGTAAGAGAAGAGAATGATGAGAGCATCAAGCCCTAATGTGAGGATCACAACAATGAGGCCATAGAGACTGTTGACACGGGTGCTGGCACAGGCTAGGCGCATCATATCTTGGTGAAGACAGTATGAATGAGATAAGACATTGGGATGACAGAAGGGCAGCCGCTTTATAAGAAAGGGCACAGGGAAGACCACACAGACTGCCCGGGCAAAGACAACTAGTCCAATCTTTCCAATAACACCATGAGTGAGGATGGAAGCATAATGCAGTGGGTCTCGGATAGCCACAAATCTGTCAAAGGCCATGGATAATAATACTCCAGAATCTACTAACCCAAACACATGGATGAAGAACATCTGTGCCACACATGCATCAAAGGGAATCTCAGGAGCATTGAACCAGAAGACGCTGAGCATAGAGGGCAAGGTAGACATGGAGAGACTAACATCAGTCAAAGCCAAGATGCAGAGGAAGTAGTACATAGGCTCATGGAGGCTCTGCTCTACCTTGACAACTGCTAGGATGCTGCCATTTCCCCGGAGGGTTAGTGTGTAGAGAAATCCCAGGGGAAAGGCCATCCATGAGTTCTTGTCTGACATCCCTGGGATGCCTGTCAGAGTGAAAACTGGGCGACTGGTATGTTATCCATTCAAGTTTACCATGGTGTGCTCTCCACTAAGTAAAATAACTCTTTCAATAGTTCACACTTGCAAATTGAAATAGTGCCTCATATGAGAGAAGTAAATGGCTTTATaattgcaaaaataaaacaacagaggAAGAATAAGTTAAAAACAAATTTCTGAACAACTTTTATATTACGTTGTCCTTATCTTTCCTCGGCAGTTCATacgtggtgtttttttttttttgatttatttgttgacctgaaaaatgaaaatgacacTAAACATTCCATGTATACATTAGAGAACTTAAATCTCAATTCTTTTGACAATtctcaaagtttaaaaaaagaaacaaacatacaaTTTATAGCCTAGAGAAGTGAGATAATAATAGAAAAGTTCCTAAACTCACTTCCACAGTGACATCCAATTTCACCTACCCACATTTACAAAAccaacacacatattcatatgcgtacatgtatgaatatatatagacATACCACCTATACATACATTTATTCATCTACCTCACATTGATTTAAAATGAACTATGTGGATAGTGACATTTCGTTGGAATATAACTAAGAGCATAGTGAAAAATGTACTAGCTCATATGCACCCACATGCAAAACCTAAAATAATATACCACCTGCACAACTTTATTTAATATTGTAATTTAGGAACTTTTCTTGAAACCCAACATGAACCTATTGCAAACACTTCTACAAATCACATGACTATTACAAGATTCTGTCTTTCTGAGACCCACGAAGCTGTGTGACATTTTCCTTTGAGGTTCTGTTACTGGTCATCTACAACCACTAGGATTTTCCTCAAATGAGTTATTTATTCTGCAGTTAATGTTGTTGTTTTTAGAAATGTGATATATTCTGTACAAGCAGAAATTCCATTAAAGTGTTTCCAGAATCCTAGGCAATTTTCACTTTTGAGGTAGCATGGTTCGAGCCTTGTGTACCTCCCTGTTACTTAATTACACCATTTATTCTCACCTTTGATACCTTGAATTCAACTAATTTACAAGTGTGTTATCTCAGTGTCTATGTAATGGAGATAGGAAATAAGTAGTTGATGTTTGTAATATTTCTTCTGGATTGACAGTTGAAAGCAATTACTGATAAAGCAAAATCTGGTATTTGGTctgtatatttatttctgatttggATTCAAATGGTCATATTATAATTAGTTCTATAATAAGAAGAAGTGGACTGTTATATagtcataaaataattttgtttttctgtctttgtgtttcaCATTATATGTTGATATAAAGTAACATGGATGATGACTTTATTATGTGATTTATTTCCCTAAACCAAGATTCTATCATTGTTAGAATTTCTATTTtccatgtctttttaaaagagtATCTCTGATAACAATAGAATAAAACAGAGATAAGTATGGAAATGTAGCTGTAAGAGCAACAGGCATTGCATGATAATCTCAAGTgggttaaaatttaaaactaccaGAATTTAATGCATTCTACTTATACCAAAGTTAGTTATTAAGAACTTCACAAATGTTATAAACTagaactggagggatggctcaatagttaagagcactgatagcagctcttccagaggttctgagttcaattcccagcaaccacatgatggctcacaaatgTTATAAACCTCATATTCATAAATTGGATGCAAAATATCTGAAACTATTGCAATTCAGTTGTAAACATTGTCCTGTGAATAGAGCCAAAAGATTAAGAAATTTATGAGTGATATGGCTAATGTAATAACTTTAAGGGAGAAATATGACACAATTGTGTAGATCTAGTTCATATAATAATGAGAAAAATAGACTCTCtacttttctgtttcattttgcagtataaatttatttcaattaaaagCATAATATTgacaatgtaatatatatatatatatatatatcacaagaCATGAGAGAtttcaaaatacagagaaaaaataaTGTCTTATATCAGGACTGTATCAGTTGAGAACAGAACCTATTATGTCACAAATGAACGCATATCAATtgtctttattttactttctttcccCCCGCCcagatctttttgtttctcctttctttcttctttgcttccttcctccctcccttcctcccttcctccctcctttcttttttccttccttcctcactcactccctccctccctcccttccttcctttcttccttccttccttccttcctactttccttCCACTCTTCCGTCTCTCCTTCTTCACTTCCTCCATCTTGCCATTGAACTCAAGGCATTGTGCTTTGTAAGAACATGTTATACTACTGACTCATACCTGAGCCTTACTGACAACTTTTAAAGGCCTGTTCTTTTTTGAAGGGAATCATAGGATGAATGGATCggggggaaaggggaggtggTGGCAGGAGGATAAGGAAGAGTGGACGGGGAAAAACTGGCTAGGATGTAATAtattaaagaagaataaaagaaaaaaatgtccctATTTCATATAGTTTTACATCTGGGTTGGCATATTGGaggcaaataaaaattttaataatactACAATCGTAATGCAACATACACATGATTTTTTTAAGAATAACTtgaaacttttatataaaatatctataaaaatCCAGATGGCTACAGTTAATggttaatgaaaaaacaaaatcaaaaacagaagtaagaaagcaagaaaatactGAGGACATCTTAATTAGGTTATTGATGGACTAGATGTACAGCACTCATAATCTTTGGTTTTAGAAACATATAATTAGTATTCTGAATTAGTGCTTGTGAATGACATCTGCATTAGCATCACCAGGATAGCACTTAAAGCAGAGAAGCTCACTCTCCCCTGACAGGTCAAATCAATCTAACCACTGAGGGACAGTGCCCACACATCTGGtcaatctttttcttttggtaATAAGTTGTGGTTTGCTTGATATTGAAGGAGCTAGAGACAGGAAGAAACACCACTGAATATAGATTTCTCTGCGTGAAAGTTTTGGTTATACAGAAAATAGATGACTGAAGAAAGTAGAAGAAAATAGAACCCAGGAAGATAATAGGGAACCTGGTCACACATTTCTGTCTATGGTAACACCTCCTATTAACCTCATAAAAGAGAATATGTCTGTTCTACCTATTATTGTTGTTTCTGTGATAATTTTTATGTTGCAATATAAGAGTAGTGAGAGAGTAGGAAGTTCAGAACATACAAGCTCTATAAAAATGTAGAGCTAGGGCCAAATTAAAAGATTGCAAAAGTCTATTAAAAACTAAGAGAAGTTCAGATGCCAGCCAAAATTAAAGTCTGTTACACCTGTCACTTTGGGGGCCACATTGGATATTCTACTTCACATATAGTCCGTAATTGCCTTTGATATTTTCATCTTGGAAAAAGTAATACTTGCAAGTTTTTTTCACAGATTTCTCATTAAGTTCCTGCAATTTTCAGTTTGTGTATCATATTTCAAACCCATCATCTCAATATTTCTGCTCTTTGATTTTCAGTCCTTTAGGTCATCTGACTCCTTTCGCTGTTCCCTGCTCTGGTCTGTTCTTTCCATCTCAGCTGTCAACCATCTCTGCTCAATGTGCATGCTCTACCTGGTTCTAGCACCTTACCTGGCTCTTACCAGGAGAGGAGGTTCTCTGTCCATTCATTGTCCAGCTAAGTATGTGTGCACAAAGCTCATGGACCAGTTTATCTATAAGGAACTCATAGCACAAGTGACACTGCCACTAGATACCCTTGGGACAGTAAACGAGGTATGGAAATTAGACGTCCCCAGGAGGCTCCACACACTATCATGAAGCAAGTtgcaataatatattaatatctcttttaaagtttttctttctttaaaacagtTTTCAAAATCTGCTTAATATGTATTCATTGGCACAATAGTGGAGCTTAATATGATATTTCAATAATGTCATAGCATTAGCTGATCAGATGAGGGTTTTAAACAATATCCTCATAAATGACTCAAAATCTTTAAGCACCTTTCTTCTAGATTTTCATAAAACAgatgatatatttttttaagttataacCATTCCATTGTGTCATGGAACACTAAAATGTAGTTTTCCACCACCTTGCCTTGTCTAGCTTGTCGTTATAACTACTGTCCATTTAAATGAGCATTTCTATATTATAAACACACTGCATTCAGTGTTCAATATGGCTGTAAGTTTGCTTGTATGTCTTCATTTATCTGTTTCCATATACATGATAAAGTGGTATGTAAAGAGTCAATAAACAAGAGACAATATATTCAAAAGGAAACTGCATGTGCAAAGATGGCACATGTATTATGCTAGAGGAATATCCATTTCCAGACTTGAATCTCAATTTCAACCTTATGTCCAATGATGCTCTGTTATCTCCATTTCATTATGCTGGAATCTTGCAATGAACTAAGATATCTAACAGTGTACAGTGTGTGTTCGTTTTTTACTATCCTATATACTACACACTAACCAAGGCCTTTTCCATCTCAGTGTACTTTAAATGCTTAGTGTAGCTCAGTATCTATGGGATGAACTTGTCTCATctgttaaaatttaatttaataaccAATGATAActgtacatctcccccttttGAAAATAGCCTCTTTTCCTCACAAAATATGTCCTCATTACAGTTCTTCCTGTACCCCTCCCAGTGCCTCTCTCACTTTAATCCAGATCCATCCCATTTTGTTTCTTATTAGGAAACAAATAGGCTCCTaagaaataattataataaaatataatgtaatgtGGTACAACCAAAACTAATACATTGGAATAGGATAaggcaaataaaagaaaaagaattcaagaataaGCATAAGAAACAGTTACAAATGCAGAGACATATTCATTCCCCATACTCAAGGATCCCATAAAACATTAAATTGGAAGCCATagtatgtatgaaaagaactGGTAGTCTAgaagagtaaaatatataatataatgaaaacaatgatgaaaaataagataaagttTAAAACTGCAACATATCACTATGAAACAAGGAATCATCAGTGTTGCTGTTGGACATCTAGTTCTGGGCTTGAAGCTCACACTTGaaagtagtttgtttccccagtgagacccCCTGGAAAATCTAAACTTTCATTTGTAAGTTGTTATCAGCTGGAGAAAGCTTCTGGGTTATGGGTGGGCACATGTGTCCTTTCAGCTCCAGTACCTTA is part of the Rattus norvegicus strain BN/NHsdMcwi chromosome 1, GRCr8, whole genome shotgun sequence genome and harbors:
- the Or51h1l1 gene encoding olfactory receptor 51H1-like, with the translated sequence MDREPPLLVRASRPVFTLTGIPGMSDKNSWMAFPLGFLYTLTLRGNGSILAVVKVEQSLHEPMYYFLCILALTDVSLSMSTLPSMLSVFWFNAPEIPFDACVAQMFFIHVFGLVDSGVLLSMAFDRFVAIRDPLHYASILTHGVIGKIGLVVFARAVCVVFPVPFLIKRLPFCHPNVLSHSYCLHQDMMRLACASTRVNSLYGLIVVILTLGLDALIILFSYILILKTVLGIASRAERLKALNTCLSHICAVLLFYIPFIGATMVHRFGKHLSPIVHMLMANINLLLPPVLNPIVYSVKNKQIRGRVMRMFQGRKSRA